A single Cygnus atratus isolate AKBS03 ecotype Queensland, Australia chromosome 11, CAtr_DNAZoo_HiC_assembly, whole genome shotgun sequence DNA region contains:
- the COMMD4 gene encoding COMM domain-containing protein 4: protein MRFRFCGDLDCPDWVLAEISVLAKISSVKLKLICAQVLRELLGEAIDYEKILKLTSDAKLESGDVKATIAVLDFIFSSAAKHNVDGESLSSELQQLGLPKGGHQWRPRS from the exons ATG CGGTTCCGGTTCTGCGGGGACCTGGACTGCCCCGACTGGGTGCTGGCCGAGATCAGCGTCCTGGCCAAAATC TCCTCCGTGAAGCTGAAGCTGATCTGCGCCCAGGTGCtgcgggagctgctgggagaggcCATCGAC TATGAGAAGATCCTGAAGCTGACGTCGGATGCCAAGTTGG AGTCTGGCGATGTGAAGGCCACGATCGCCGTCCTCGACTTCATCTTTTCCAGCGCAGCCAAGCACAACGTGGATGGCGAGTCCCTGTCCAgcgagctgcagcagctggggctgcccaaAGGTGGGCATCAGTGGCGGCCCCGCAGCTGA